Below is a window of Candidatus Krumholzibacteriia bacterium DNA.
GGCTCCTCGATCTCGGCGCCGGTCCCGCGGCGGCGACCGCCGGCGTCTGTCTATGGAACGCCGACCTCGAGTTGGAGGCGCTGTGCGTGGATCGGGATCCCGACTGGGAGAACATCCTCGTACAGCCGTGGATCAGGTCCGGGCGGTTGCAACTCCGTCGCCGCGCCCAGGACTGGATCGCGTCGGTGCCGGGAGCTTACGACCTCGTGCTCGCCGCCAACGTCCTCGTGGAAGGCGACGACGTGCCGCAGCGCGCTGCAGAGCGCCTCGATCGCATCCTCTCCCGCAGTCTCACCGCCGACGGCGTCGCCATCGTCGTCGAACCGGCGCTGCGACAGGCGACGCGAAATCTGCACCTGGTTCGCGATCGCCTCCTCGGCGCGGGCTGGCAGGTGTTGGCTCCGTGTACTGGCGCAGGGCCGTGCCCCATGCTGGCGAACCCGCGCGACTGGTGCCACGAGACGCGCGACTGGATCCAGCCGGACTTCCACCACCACCTCGATCAGCTGTCGGGTTTGAAGAAGGATGCGCTCCGCTTCTCGTTCCTCGTCCTGTCGCGGCAGCCTGGTGTCCCGATTGCGCCCGGCACCGCCCGGGTGGTGAGCGAGATCCGCCGCGAAAAGGGGCGCATCCGCTTCGTCACCTGTGACGACCAGTCCCGTTCCGCCAACTGGGAAGCGCTCCAACGCCAGTGCCGCGCCGTGCCCGACTTCGGCACCACCCTCGCAGCCCTGGAACGGGGCGCCCTGGTGAGCCTCCCCCACCCGAGCGGCGGTCGCCTTTCCCCCGGCGAGAGCTTCAACCGCCTGCCATGAGCGCTTCGGGCCGCTCGACCTCGGGGCCCCGGCCGAGGCACCCTTCCCGACGCCTCGTGCGGTACCCTCGCCGCGAAACCCGTAAACCCGGAACTACGTTCCTACGTCTAACCGGGTCAGCAGAGACCTAGCCTCAAGTCCCCACAACCCTGCCGGGCCGCCCCCCACCTCGCCCGGGTGCGCCCGCTCGCAAGGAAGTCATGGCCGGTAAGTGCTTGCTGTGGTTCGTGTTGATGTTTGCGGTCGGACTCACCTGCAGCTCCGTCCAGGCGCAGATCCCAAAGCGGACCTACGAGACCAAGAGCTGCGGGGGCGATGCTCCCCGTGTCGATGGCATCCTGGATGACGGCTGCTGGAACAGCGTGGAATGGGCCACCGACTTCGTCCAGTGGCAGCCCACGGA
It encodes the following:
- a CDS encoding small ribosomal subunit Rsm22 family protein; amino-acid sequence: MSSRLSLPDDYVAYLDDHVRGSERRLAPLVRELSDLYLGKVKRMSLGRGAASPSLPASRGAGSSGRQSGWRHAYALYYGPLTALKVQAILVELALRQPAWSERRKLRLLDLGAGPAAATAGVCLWNADLELEALCVDRDPDWENILVQPWIRSGRLQLRRRAQDWIASVPGAYDLVLAANVLVEGDDVPQRAAERLDRILSRSLTADGVAIVVEPALRQATRNLHLVRDRLLGAGWQVLAPCTGAGPCPMLANPRDWCHETRDWIQPDFHHHLDQLSGLKKDALRFSFLVLSRQPGVPIAPGTARVVSEIRREKGRIRFVTCDDQSRSANWEALQRQCRAVPDFGTTLAALERGALVSLPHPSGGRLSPGESFNRLP